One window of Metamycoplasma arthritidis genomic DNA carries:
- the thrS gene encoding threonine--tRNA ligase: MKANSKLNHSTSHLLAAAILKLYPNTKLAIGPAIDEGFYYDFEFEKPLLESDLPKIEKQMHKLAEQGYVMEKVDVQNYNFDNQPYKKEMFEELKKDKKEITFYAYIHPKTKENLFVDLCVGNHVESTKEIKHFKLLSLAGAYWRGDSKNKMLTRIYGTCWESQKELEEYLALVEERKERDHRKIGKDLNIFAVSQLSGQGFPIWLEDGMKIHNAIRDYVLKLDRKFGFKEVLTPHFGEKKLYEISGHWDHYQEDMFTPIKMDNETLVARPMTCPHHIVLYNMTRRSYRDLPIRYSEQSRLYRYEKSGALSGLERVRSMDLTEGHVFVRKDQIKAEFKHLYNMIQKALSDFDIQVDHVSLSLRDPNNSVKFFNDDKMWNQAEADLKEVLKELKIEYKEFIGEAAFYGPKIDFQVKTVLNKIITMSTLQLDFLLPARFEMKYVDDKEEFQTPVLIHRGLIGTYERFIAILLEQTKGVLPYWLSPRQVTILPIVDEVNDYCQKLYEEFIDLGINANVDLRSERINKKIREAQLLKTKFIIVIGKNEIANNTLAVRAYGSEETKTYTKEEFLTMLENLKNNLK, encoded by the coding sequence ATGAAAGCAAACTCGAAACTAAATCATTCAACTAGTCATTTGCTAGCAGCGGCTATTTTGAAATTATATCCAAATACTAAACTGGCAATTGGCCCAGCTATTGATGAAGGTTTTTACTATGATTTTGAATTTGAAAAACCATTGTTAGAAAGCGATTTACCAAAAATCGAAAAGCAAATGCATAAATTGGCTGAACAAGGCTATGTAATGGAAAAAGTTGACGTTCAAAATTACAACTTTGACAATCAACCTTACAAAAAAGAAATGTTTGAAGAACTTAAAAAGGATAAAAAAGAAATTACCTTCTATGCTTACATTCATCCTAAAACTAAAGAAAATCTGTTCGTAGATCTTTGTGTTGGCAATCACGTTGAAAGCACGAAAGAAATTAAACACTTTAAACTTCTTTCGTTGGCCGGCGCTTATTGAAGAGGTGATTCAAAAAACAAAATGTTAACAAGAATCTATGGAACTTGTTGAGAAAGCCAAAAAGAACTTGAAGAATACCTCGCTTTAGTTGAAGAACGTAAAGAAAGAGATCACCGCAAAATTGGCAAAGATCTTAATATTTTTGCTGTTAGCCAACTTAGTGGTCAAGGTTTTCCAATTTGATTAGAAGACGGTATGAAAATTCATAATGCTATCCGTGATTATGTCCTAAAACTTGATCGGAAATTCGGTTTTAAAGAAGTACTAACACCACATTTCGGCGAAAAAAAATTGTATGAAATTAGTGGACACTGAGATCACTACCAAGAAGATATGTTCACTCCTATTAAAATGGACAACGAAACTTTAGTAGCCCGCCCAATGACTTGCCCACACCATATTGTTTTATACAACATGACTCGTCGCTCTTATCGTGACTTACCAATTAGATATTCAGAACAATCACGTTTATATCGTTATGAAAAATCAGGGGCACTTTCAGGACTTGAACGCGTTAGAAGTATGGATTTAACCGAAGGACATGTTTTTGTTAGAAAAGATCAAATTAAAGCTGAATTCAAACATTTATACAATATGATTCAAAAAGCATTATCAGATTTTGACATCCAAGTTGATCACGTTTCGCTTTCTTTAAGAGATCCTAACAATTCTGTTAAATTCTTCAATGACGACAAAATGTGAAATCAAGCTGAAGCCGATTTAAAAGAAGTGCTAAAAGAATTAAAAATTGAATACAAAGAATTTATTGGTGAAGCAGCATTTTATGGTCCTAAGATTGATTTTCAAGTTAAAACCGTGTTGAATAAAATTATTACAATGTCAACTCTGCAACTTGATTTTCTACTTCCAGCAAGATTTGAAATGAAATATGTTGATGACAAAGAAGAATTTCAAACACCAGTTTTAATTCATAGGGGCTTAATTGGAACTTATGAGCGTTTCATTGCAATCTTGTTAGAACAAACCAAGGGGGTTCTACCATATTGACTAAGTCCTCGTCAAGTAACGATTTTACCAATTGTTGATGAAGTTAATGATTACTGTCAAAAGTTATATGAAGAGTTTATTGATTTAGGAATCAATGCGAATGTTGATTTACGCAGTGAAAGAATCAACAAGAAAATTCGTGAAGCCCAATTGCTAAAAACCAAGTTTATTATTGTTATTGGTAAAAATGAAATAGCGAACAATACATTAGCCGTTCGGGCATATGGCAGTGAAGAAACCAAAACATATACCAAAGAAGAATTTTTAACCATGTTAGAAAATCTAAAAAATAATCTTAAATAA
- a CDS encoding ABC transporter permease subunit, with protein MEKINKNLLKFSKKKQAQISLSNQSTATQLYWKRFFSKKINIFSLVFLSLVLLILIGALFFIKYSPIDPINSSTNLLNNLPSEFSPYVSRNFERGSQLDFIRHIAELESRRASALGIEPVFRILYDSARDAGGDKTINTDIVTLVYSPYDLIKAINLNLTQSSNIKIPSTLILGTNGDGVDIYSRLVLSIFSTLAILIVAMMINIFVGFSLASIVALNTRKWYTRVIDSLATIINSIPELLWIFLLCVFIGTQWWGIFLAFALVSWTSFYEIAKSEIIELRQKEFILSAKATGYNQSQIIYRQLFKQILTTLLIMVADRLAINILSVSSLAFLDFVNETNNLNIGTIFREAMSLIQSNISYILILTLTITIFCISLKLFNNSLATTYNPKI; from the coding sequence ATGGAAAAAATTAATAAAAACCTTCTAAAATTTAGCAAGAAAAAACAAGCACAGATATCGCTTTCGAACCAAAGTACGGCTACTCAACTTTACTGAAAAAGATTTTTTTCAAAAAAGATAAATATTTTTAGTCTAGTTTTTCTTTCACTAGTCTTGTTAATTTTGATTGGAGCATTATTTTTTATTAAATATTCGCCAATCGATCCCATCAATAGTTCAACTAATTTATTGAACAATCTTCCTTCCGAATTTAGTCCTTATGTAAGTAGAAATTTCGAACGGGGATCGCAACTTGATTTTATTAGACATATTGCCGAATTAGAAAGCAGAAGAGCAAGTGCCTTGGGAATAGAACCAGTCTTTAGAATCTTATATGACTCTGCTCGTGACGCTGGTGGTGATAAAACAATTAACACCGATATTGTTACCCTTGTTTATTCACCGTATGATCTAATAAAAGCGATTAATCTCAACTTAACACAATCATCAAATATCAAAATCCCAAGCACTCTCATTTTGGGAACTAACGGCGATGGTGTTGATATTTATTCAAGGTTAGTACTTTCAATTTTTTCAACTTTGGCCATTTTGATTGTAGCAATGATGATTAACATTTTCGTAGGATTTAGTCTAGCGTCAATAGTGGCTTTAAACACAAGAAAGTGATACACACGTGTAATTGATTCACTTGCTACAATTATTAATTCAATTCCCGAGCTACTTTGAATTTTCTTGCTTTGTGTATTTATAGGGACGCAGTGATGAGGGATCTTCTTGGCGTTTGCTTTAGTATCGTGAACATCATTCTATGAAATTGCTAAATCAGAAATTATTGAACTTAGACAAAAAGAATTTATTCTTAGTGCAAAAGCAACGGGCTACAACCAAAGTCAAATTATTTATCGCCAACTTTTTAAACAAATTTTGACAACTTTATTAATTATGGTTGCCGATCGATTAGCGATTAACATACTTTCAGTTTCATCACTCGCATTTCTTGATTTTGTTAATGAAACTAATAATCTAAACATTGGAACTATCTTCCGCGAAGCAATGAGTTTAATACAAAGCAATATTTCTTACATTTTGATTTTAACTTTAACAATTACAATCTTTTGCATTTCGCTTAAGTTATTCAACAACTCTTTAGCTACGACTTATAATCCTAAAATTTAA
- a CDS encoding ABC transporter permease subunit, which produces MKKATQKIAIRALIYIAIFIVAIFVVYFAINLLLTNQIKKNLAVSSQIESNLFSRFGVYLNNLIRGSAGQIYTSELSASGQSISSLYFNQFKWTILFTGLVFLISLIIGNVLGVYSGYKFNRWPDITINIIVIALATIPLILIAILALAFSYLFGYPSQFISEFPLSLQSLLVPILIMLFGTISLFMSRSRKITKEVISSNYYLFAKSFGMSKTALFRKVLFKKLLFNQLQAIVPFYIILLSSSIVIERIFSIPGQSIFVSYAFRYAEINLIMYFFFVNLLMLFLVKFIFSIILDYLNPEQKTEFANFVFVPRRKKAI; this is translated from the coding sequence ATGAAAAAAGCAACGCAAAAAATTGCCATAAGAGCTTTAATTTACATAGCAATTTTTATTGTTGCAATTTTCGTTGTATATTTTGCGATCAATTTACTTTTAACTAATCAAATTAAAAAGAATTTAGCAGTTTCTTCGCAGATTGAAAGTAATCTTTTTAGTCGCTTTGGCGTTTATTTGAACAATCTTATCCGCGGTTCTGCTGGACAAATTTATACTTCTGAACTTAGTGCTTCGGGGCAAAGCATTTCAAGCCTATACTTCAATCAATTTAAATGAACAATATTATTCACTGGCCTTGTTTTTTTAATATCACTTATAATCGGTAATGTTCTTGGCGTTTATTCAGGTTATAAGTTTAATAGATGACCAGATATCACTATTAATATCATCGTTATTGCCTTAGCAACAATTCCGCTAATTTTGATTGCAATTTTAGCATTAGCATTTAGTTACCTTTTTGGTTATCCTTCGCAATTTATTAGTGAATTCCCACTTAGTTTGCAATCATTGCTTGTGCCAATTTTGATTATGCTTTTTGGAACGATCAGCCTTTTTATGAGTCGCTCTAGAAAAATCACCAAAGAAGTTATTAGTAGTAATTATTATTTGTTTGCTAAATCGTTTGGGATGTCCAAAACAGCATTATTTAGAAAAGTTTTATTTAAAAAATTACTTTTTAATCAACTTCAAGCCATTGTTCCCTTCTACATCATTTTACTTTCAAGTTCCATTGTAATTGAACGCATTTTTTCAATTCCAGGGCAAAGTATTTTTGTTTCCTATGCTTTTAGATACGCAGAAATTAACTTAATTATGTATTTCTTCTTTGTCAATCTATTAATGTTGTTTTTAGTTAAATTTATTTTTTCAATAATTCTAGATTATTTAAATCCGGAACAAAAAACTGAGTTTGCTAATTTTGTTTTTGTGCCTCGAAGAAAGAAGGCAATCTAA
- a CDS encoding MYPU_1760 family metalloprotease, giving the protein MNNSSKKKSSFSLWAILGITFSSLLLIGAIIFVIFITFGFFKNANPFLPPILSNKESQAISYNQKNYNSDEEKFEYGNLSIKEYPYAERNGKLLYFLGKDGLKKLNEDFLKRASYGSEINSLKAVYINKKNSSVDSKNLNGYYLPNTQELYIPIDNFMKLWPNINWENVDLDYKIELIISTLVHEYMHHVATTYNQANLRSDKNSDTSLIYQLNPQPIFSQTYSNNKKFLDEFRKNLGYVEPKYGGEYLKNSSEFSTNYGLPVFREFSSYDLFKYANLIPDDERFNKINSGQYFFNNNRNLGLEYQSPISNEQIKYLYSLEELIPREYLKMSFQKKYNLPNQERFTHFVNNGRPYLTAFGDDIVKQIAHGSSRTQLWRNLYSYNWVFDRELKDFKNVQGRYPYQVTPTNADARLKGLFKAYLDLMGYGQGINYFGFNDQDHKKANLGGFAKLSEEESKKKAYLLVSNLNNPSAVSERIKANIYRPNFFTKKNWDDKVGDPINRPSFVGLEDNLYSFYTDSFDLDRFINYTKNTKVDLKLWIDSNDNGIQDASDKVIDLTDENNFKRFSETKRTITNFRKYMEWNSTNPMIKPFYNKSYKIELNKDVSGHYYTVSQYTN; this is encoded by the coding sequence ATGAACAATTCAAGTAAGAAAAAAAGCTCATTTTCACTATGAGCTATATTAGGAATAACTTTTAGTTCACTTTTACTAATTGGGGCAATAATTTTTGTAATTTTTATTACCTTTGGTTTTTTTAAAAATGCTAACCCGTTCTTGCCACCAATACTAAGCAATAAAGAAAGCCAAGCAATTTCTTATAATCAAAAAAATTATAATTCTGATGAAGAGAAATTTGAGTATGGTAATTTAAGCATTAAAGAATATCCATATGCAGAAAGAAATGGCAAATTACTTTATTTTTTAGGCAAAGATGGTCTTAAAAAACTTAATGAAGATTTTTTAAAAAGAGCATCATATGGTTCGGAAATTAATTCTCTTAAAGCGGTATATATTAATAAGAAAAATTCTAGTGTAGATTCAAAAAATCTAAATGGTTACTATCTACCAAATACTCAAGAACTTTATATCCCGATTGACAATTTCATGAAGCTTTGACCAAATATCAATTGGGAGAATGTTGATTTAGACTACAAAATTGAACTTATTATTTCGACGCTTGTTCACGAATATATGCATCATGTTGCCACTACTTATAACCAAGCAAATTTGCGTAGCGACAAAAATAGCGACACTTCATTAATCTATCAACTTAATCCACAACCAATTTTTTCACAAACATATAGTAACAATAAAAAATTCTTAGATGAATTTCGTAAAAATTTGGGATATGTTGAACCTAAATATGGGGGCGAGTATCTCAAAAATTCAAGCGAGTTTAGTACGAACTATGGTTTGCCGGTTTTTAGAGAATTTAGTTCTTATGATTTATTTAAATATGCAAATTTAATTCCTGATGACGAACGATTTAACAAAATTAATAGTGGGCAATATTTCTTTAATAACAATAGAAATCTTGGCCTTGAATATCAAAGTCCAATTTCAAACGAACAGATCAAATATTTGTATTCTTTAGAAGAGTTAATTCCACGCGAATATTTAAAAATGTCTTTCCAAAAAAAATACAATCTTCCCAACCAAGAACGATTTACACACTTTGTTAATAATGGACGACCTTATTTAACTGCTTTTGGTGACGACATTGTTAAACAGATTGCTCATGGATCTAGTAGAACACAATTATGAAGAAATTTATATAGTTACAACTGAGTCTTTGATCGCGAACTAAAAGATTTCAAAAATGTCCAAGGTAGGTATCCTTATCAAGTAACTCCTACTAACGCAGACGCAAGGTTGAAAGGTCTTTTTAAAGCATATTTAGATCTAATGGGTTATGGCCAAGGAATTAATTACTTTGGTTTCAATGATCAAGATCATAAAAAAGCTAACCTTGGAGGCTTTGCTAAACTAAGCGAAGAAGAAAGTAAGAAAAAAGCTTACTTATTAGTTAGCAATTTAAATAATCCTTCAGCCGTTTCAGAACGTATCAAAGCAAACATTTACCGTCCTAATTTCTTTACCAAAAAAAATTGAGACGATAAAGTTGGGGATCCTATCAATAGACCTAGCTTTGTCGGGTTAGAAGACAACCTTTATTCTTTTTATACCGATTCATTTGATTTAGATAGATTTATCAATTACACAAAAAACACTAAAGTTGATTTAAAACTTTGAATTGATAGTAATGATAATGGTATTCAAGATGCTAGCGACAAAGTCATTGATTTGACTGACGAAAACAATTTTAAAAGATTTTCAGAAACTAAAAGAACCATCACTAACTTTAGAAAATACATGGAATGAAATAGCACAAATCCTATGATTAAGCCATTTTATAACAAAAGTTACAAAATTGAATTGAACAAAGACGTTAGTGGACACTACTATACCGTTAGTCAATACACAAATTAA
- the rsmD gene encoding 16S rRNA (guanine(966)-N(2))-methyltransferase RsmD — protein MLRIVAGKYRSRIIEQPSKSSTRPTIDKVREAIFSSIHFELDGAEVLDLFAGSGSFCLEALSRGAAFATCIEKDYDAYKIIQKNALSLGETKINILNVDAIYFLENNASKKWKFIYLDPPFASKELLKQCIKLISDSSLLLTNGKVIVETDAANLELETEKLAIVKCKKYGRIYIYYLTYKG, from the coding sequence ATGTTAAGAATTGTTGCTGGAAAGTATCGCTCAAGAATAATTGAACAACCAAGTAAAAGTTCTACTCGCCCTACCATTGATAAGGTTAGAGAAGCGATTTTTTCTTCAATCCATTTTGAGCTTGACGGCGCAGAAGTCCTTGATTTATTTGCTGGTAGTGGTTCTTTTTGTCTGGAAGCACTTTCACGTGGCGCAGCTTTTGCTACTTGTATTGAAAAAGACTACGATGCTTATAAGATAATTCAAAAAAATGCACTTTCATTAGGGGAAACTAAAATAAACATTCTAAATGTTGATGCTATTTATTTTTTAGAAAATAACGCTTCAAAAAAGTGAAAATTTATTTATTTAGATCCTCCTTTTGCGTCAAAAGAATTGTTAAAACAATGTATTAAATTAATTAGCGATAGCAGTCTTCTTTTAACTAATGGCAAAGTAATTGTTGAGACTGACGCAGCAAATTTGGAACTAGAAACCGAAAAGCTCGCGATAGTTAAGTGCAAAAAATATGGTAGAATTTACATCTACTACCTAACTTATAAAGGATAA
- the gmk gene encoding guanylate kinase translates to MENKRKLIIFTGPSGVGKGTVEKPLFDDKELKLKLSVSITTRRPRDGEIDGVHYYFVSQETFDACLADNKLIEYSMHFDNYYGTLYSEIDRIIEQGKIPFLEIETNGATQIIDNYRKQGREEEIVSIFLMPPSFKELERRIIGRNTESNEVINKRLEKAKEEIGHSTMFEYVVINNDIDTTANEIKKIITKEFEYLLKSKKENTEGRKA, encoded by the coding sequence ATGGAAAACAAAAGAAAATTAATTATATTTACCGGGCCAAGCGGCGTTGGTAAAGGAACCGTTGAAAAACCACTTTTTGATGATAAAGAATTGAAACTGAAACTTTCGGTTTCAATAACTACTAGACGCCCTCGCGATGGCGAAATTGATGGTGTTCATTATTACTTTGTTTCGCAAGAAACTTTTGATGCTTGCTTAGCCGACAATAAACTAATTGAATATTCAATGCACTTTGATAATTACTATGGCACTTTATATTCAGAAATTGATCGGATTATTGAACAAGGTAAAATTCCTTTTCTTGAAATTGAAACAAATGGGGCAACTCAAATAATTGACAATTATCGCAAGCAAGGAAGAGAAGAAGAAATTGTTTCAATCTTCTTAATGCCTCCTTCGTTTAAAGAATTAGAAAGAAGAATTATTGGCCGCAATACCGAATCAAACGAAGTTATTAATAAACGTCTAGAAAAGGCTAAAGAGGAAATCGGTCATTCTACAATGTTTGAATATGTTGTAATCAACAACGATATTGATACTACAGCTAATGAAATTAAAAAAATTATTACCAAAGAATTTGAGTATCTATTAAAATCTAAAAAAGAAAACACCGAAGGTAGAAAGGCGTAA
- a CDS encoding PP2C family protein-serine/threonine phosphatase, producing the protein MEFCCKSDIGLVRPENQDRVTFVQKDDWALAVLCDGMGGHRGGAQAASLTIDLFSKYFTNNFPFSINYNDKFAINDWFSHALTHIKNSLRVYVEEHSQYRDMGTTLVAALIYQKENHIYIFNIGDSRIYIYNGLLHQVTQDQNIKNKLINEGFNPTDASNHPDANKLTSCLGPYKTMVPDGHAFNKNSNSQYIILTSDGLHDFIEKPLFERVIQNKKNSLEEKALNLINYAKKNHSNDNISIIIVRI; encoded by the coding sequence ATGGAATTTTGTTGTAAGTCAGATATCGGTTTAGTAAGACCTGAAAATCAAGATCGAGTAACATTTGTTCAAAAAGACGACTGGGCTTTGGCCGTGCTATGTGATGGTATGGGCGGGCATCGTGGTGGTGCTCAAGCAGCGTCTTTAACAATTGACCTTTTTTCTAAATACTTTACTAACAATTTTCCATTTTCAATTAACTACAACGATAAATTCGCGATTAATGATTGATTTAGTCATGCATTAACTCACATCAAAAATTCACTAAGAGTTTATGTTGAAGAGCATAGTCAATATCGCGACATGGGCACTACATTAGTTGCTGCTTTAATTTATCAAAAAGAAAATCATATATATATCTTCAACATCGGTGATTCACGTATTTATATCTATAACGGACTGCTACACCAAGTAACGCAAGATCAGAATATTAAAAACAAATTAATCAACGAAGGATTTAATCCTACTGACGCAAGTAACCATCCTGATGCTAATAAATTAACTAGCTGTTTAGGGCCTTATAAAACGATGGTTCCTGATGGCCATGCATTTAATAAAAATTCTAATTCGCAGTACATTATTTTAACTAGCGATGGCTTACATGATTTTATTGAAAAACCTCTTTTTGAAAGAGTAATTCAGAATAAAAAAAATAGCTTAGAAGAAAAAGCACTGAACTTAATAAACTATGCTAAAAAGAATCATTCAAATGACAACATTTCAATAATAATTGTAAGGATCTAA